In the Opitutaceae bacterium genome, one interval contains:
- a CDS encoding AAA family ATPase: MASTGITPGPSPAGKDTPKQEFRESPGLLTRSTNVETKRLYVAATRMNDGKTTTCLGLFEAMGTRFPRIGFIKPVGQRFVHVDGHIVDEDSYLLERTYNVRVPIESMSPIAVDATFTRRFLEDPEGVRPGLVDRICRAFDRVSWEKDFTLIEGTGHAGVGAVFDLSNARVARLLDAKVLIVAQGGIGRPVDEIALNKALFDHEGVEVIGAVLNKVHPEKLEMISEVTGRGLKRLGIDLLGVLPNQQVLTAPNLSEIAKAIDGRWINAKNCGQDQRILRVIVGAMTAESIIDSLRPGVLLITPGDRDDIILAAIACSGLAGHRVASGIVLTRDIMPNPRLMELLGQTSIPVIAADGDSYTIASRINRMTVKTQPQDSDKIPVIKRMITENVDLTRLVERL; this comes from the coding sequence ATGGCGTCTACTGGAATCACTCCCGGACCCTCCCCAGCCGGAAAGGATACGCCGAAACAGGAATTCCGAGAGTCACCCGGGCTGCTTACGCGCTCCACCAACGTGGAGACCAAGCGCCTCTACGTGGCGGCGACCCGGATGAACGACGGCAAGACGACAACCTGTCTCGGCCTGTTCGAGGCGATGGGTACCCGCTTCCCGCGGATCGGCTTCATCAAACCCGTAGGCCAGCGCTTCGTCCATGTGGACGGTCATATTGTCGATGAGGATTCCTACCTCCTTGAACGGACCTACAATGTCCGGGTTCCCATCGAAAGCATGAGCCCGATCGCGGTCGACGCGACCTTTACCCGGCGCTTCCTCGAAGACCCCGAAGGCGTCCGACCGGGACTCGTCGATCGGATCTGCCGTGCTTTCGACCGGGTTTCCTGGGAAAAGGATTTCACCCTGATTGAAGGAACCGGTCACGCCGGCGTCGGTGCGGTCTTCGACCTGTCCAATGCCAGGGTTGCCCGCCTGCTTGACGCCAAGGTCCTCATCGTGGCCCAGGGGGGGATCGGCCGGCCAGTCGATGAGATCGCGCTGAACAAGGCACTCTTTGACCATGAAGGAGTCGAAGTCATCGGGGCCGTGCTGAACAAAGTCCACCCGGAGAAGCTGGAGATGATCTCCGAGGTCACCGGCCGGGGCCTGAAGCGGCTCGGCATCGACCTGCTTGGTGTCCTGCCCAATCAGCAGGTGCTGACCGCTCCCAATCTCTCCGAGATCGCCAAGGCGATCGACGGCCGCTGGATCAACGCGAAGAATTGCGGCCAGGACCAGCGCATCCTTCGGGTCATCGTGGGAGCCATGACTGCGGAGAGTATCATCGATTCCCTCAGGCCGGGTGTTCTTCTGATCACCCCGGGGGATCGCGACGATATCATCCTGGCCGCCATCGCCTGCTCGGGTCTGGCCGGCCATCGCGTCGCCTCGGGCATCGTGCTCACCCGCGATATCATGCCCAACCCCCGCCTGATGGAACTGCTCGGGCAGACCTCGATCCCAGTCATCGCCGCTGACGGCGACAGCTACACCATCGCCTCAAGGATCAATCGAATGACCGTCAAGACCCAGCCGCAGGACAGCGACAAGATTCCCGTCATCAAACGAATGATCACCGAAAACGTCGATCTGACCCGGCTGGTGGAGCGCCTTTGA
- a CDS encoding zinc ribbon domain-containing protein: MPTYEYACRLCDHQFEVFQSIKADPLSQCPSCGEEGLRRLIGLGAGIIFKGSGFYETDYKRESSKAPVGESGAGSTSGETTTPAKSEPSKPSTESSSSAGKSDT; the protein is encoded by the coding sequence ATGCCCACATACGAATACGCCTGTCGCTTGTGCGACCACCAGTTTGAGGTCTTTCAGTCGATCAAAGCGGACCCGCTTTCCCAGTGTCCTTCCTGTGGGGAGGAGGGTCTGCGCCGTCTGATCGGTCTGGGTGCCGGAATCATCTTCAAAGGGAGCGGTTTCTATGAGACCGACTACAAAAGAGAAAGCTCGAAGGCTCCGGTGGGCGAATCAGGAGCCGGTTCCACCTCGGGCGAAACGACCACCCCGGCGAAATCCGAGCCGAGTAAGCCTTCGACCGAGTCCTCAAGTTCTGCCGGCAAATCCGATACATAG
- a CDS encoding DUF4013 domain-containing protein produces the protein MPTLDQVSKRVFSDSSCLVKCLIGGLLCMVPVANLWALGVFYRMADQGRRGEPVSLPQWEDWGRLFMDGLQFLLIALVFGFCPIFVGWLLSLPLIPFLGPLARLLLIPGLILAAPLTLAGVYAYQRKEDFREAFNLGPLLRLLQLSAPGLAVPTLAFLGALAIGWVSLALMPFAFFIAGAIVSYFYGAVYRAVEIEARRVRRE, from the coding sequence ATGCCCACACTGGATCAAGTTTCGAAGCGCGTGTTTTCGGATTCGAGCTGTCTCGTGAAGTGCCTGATCGGAGGCCTTCTGTGTATGGTGCCGGTCGCGAATCTCTGGGCTCTGGGCGTCTTCTACCGGATGGCTGACCAGGGAAGACGCGGTGAACCGGTCAGTCTGCCGCAATGGGAAGACTGGGGGCGGCTCTTCATGGACGGCCTCCAATTCCTTCTCATTGCCCTGGTTTTCGGATTCTGTCCGATTTTTGTCGGCTGGCTGCTTTCGCTTCCACTGATCCCCTTTCTGGGGCCATTGGCCCGTCTTTTGCTCATTCCCGGGCTGATCCTGGCCGCGCCCCTGACCCTGGCGGGCGTTTACGCCTACCAGCGGAAGGAGGATTTTCGCGAGGCCTTCAATCTCGGTCCGCTTCTTCGGCTCTTGCAACTCTCCGCTCCGGGCCTGGCCGTCCCGACGCTGGCTTTCCTTGGGGCGTTGGCCATCGGGTGGGTCTCGCTCGCCCTGATGCCGTTTGCTTTTTTCATTGCGGGCGCGATCGTCTCGTATTTCTACGGTGCTGTTTACCGCGCCGTCGAGATCGAGGCTCGGCGGGTGCGCCGTGAATAG
- a CDS encoding polyprenyl synthetase family protein, whose protein sequence is MSEQPTAVDSDFKAKFSEFGRQVEVGIDRYLPATTTPPGRLHEAMRYSMEAGGKRLRPVLLLGVHQALAGRLDPLPAAVALECLHTYSLIHDDLPAMDDGDLRRGRPSCHRQFDEATAILAGDALLTHAFALLARAYRTTPEVAVQLIDCLGTAAGSERLIGGQMDDLLAEKTEINAEQLDSIHLNKTAALMSAAAAMGAIVAQAPAGSRETASALGRHLGLAFQIIDDVLDATGTSETLGKEAGSDQTAGKSTYVSLHGLEEARKAARSETASALEQCRELGGPSAFLEDLVRMMENRIH, encoded by the coding sequence ATGAGTGAACAGCCTACGGCGGTCGACAGCGACTTCAAAGCAAAATTCTCCGAGTTCGGAAGACAGGTTGAGGTCGGCATTGACCGGTATCTGCCCGCCACCACCACCCCACCGGGTCGTCTGCACGAAGCCATGCGCTACTCGATGGAGGCCGGAGGCAAGCGACTCCGGCCGGTACTTCTCCTCGGGGTTCACCAGGCCCTCGCCGGCCGGCTCGATCCCCTGCCTGCAGCCGTTGCCCTTGAGTGCCTGCACACCTATTCTCTGATCCACGACGACCTGCCGGCGATGGACGACGGCGATCTCCGGCGCGGCCGCCCTTCGTGCCACCGGCAATTCGATGAGGCCACCGCCATCCTGGCGGGAGATGCCCTCCTGACCCACGCTTTCGCCTTGTTGGCCCGCGCCTACCGCACGACGCCCGAAGTGGCGGTTCAGCTGATCGACTGCCTTGGCACGGCCGCCGGCAGCGAGCGACTGATCGGCGGACAGATGGACGATCTTCTTGCCGAGAAAACCGAGATCAATGCGGAGCAGCTCGATTCCATTCACCTGAACAAGACCGCCGCCCTGATGAGCGCGGCGGCCGCGATGGGCGCGATCGTCGCCCAGGCTCCCGCCGGGAGCCGGGAGACCGCCTCTGCCCTGGGGCGCCACCTCGGGCTCGCCTTTCAGATCATCGACGATGTTCTCGATGCGACCGGCACCTCGGAAACCCTGGGAAAGGAAGCCGGGAGTGACCAGACGGCCGGGAAGTCGACCTACGTATCGCTCCACGGTCTCGAAGAGGCGCGCAAAGCGGCCCGGTCCGAGACAGCCTCAGCGCTCGAACAGTGCCGGGAACTCGGCGGACCATCCGCGTTCCTGGAAGACCTGGTCCGCATGATGGAGAACCGGATCCACTGA
- the tpiA gene encoding triose-phosphate isomerase — protein MTSNRKFLIAGNWKMNKTSDEAVDLVREIVQNLGQQMDVEVVVCPPFTALSSVAPLLEGSTVKLGAQNMHPAASGAYTGEISAEMIRSHFASYVILGHSERRSIFGETDAFINEKVHAAIKNQLKPILCVGETLDEREQNQTLSVIKTQLEGGLKGLETEATSGMVIAYEPVWAIGTGKVASPEQAQEVHAFIRSWMESRFSKAVSQKTRVLYGGSMKPSNAAELLGQADIDGGLIGGAALEANSFVQLVKAAAAAG, from the coding sequence ATGACTTCGAATCGCAAATTTCTCATCGCCGGTAACTGGAAAATGAACAAGACCTCGGACGAGGCAGTGGATCTCGTCCGTGAAATCGTCCAGAATCTGGGGCAGCAGATGGACGTCGAAGTCGTCGTCTGCCCGCCATTCACCGCGCTGTCCAGCGTGGCGCCTCTTCTTGAGGGGTCCACCGTCAAACTCGGGGCCCAGAACATGCACCCGGCGGCCAGTGGGGCCTATACCGGAGAGATCTCGGCGGAGATGATCCGTTCCCACTTTGCCTCCTACGTCATCCTCGGACACAGCGAACGGCGCAGCATTTTTGGCGAGACCGACGCCTTCATCAATGAGAAGGTGCATGCGGCGATCAAGAACCAGCTCAAGCCGATCCTCTGCGTGGGGGAGACGCTGGACGAGCGTGAGCAGAACCAGACGCTCTCGGTGATCAAGACCCAGCTTGAAGGCGGCCTGAAAGGCTTGGAAACCGAGGCTACCTCCGGGATGGTCATTGCCTACGAACCGGTCTGGGCCATCGGCACTGGAAAGGTGGCGTCGCCGGAACAGGCGCAGGAAGTGCATGCCTTTATCCGCTCCTGGATGGAGAGCCGGTTCAGCAAGGCTGTTTCCCAGAAGACCCGCGTTCTCTACGGGGGATCAATGAAGCCTTCGAATGCCGCCGAGCTGCTCGGACAGGCCGACATTGACGGTGGTCTGATCGGAGGCGCCGCTCTCGAGGCGAACTCCTTTGTTCAGTTGGTCAAGGCGGCGGCCGCGGCCGGCTGA
- a CDS encoding phosphoglycerate kinase produces the protein MAAIKTIKDIDLAGKRVVVRVDFNVPIDNGRITDDTRIRGALPTLRHLLEQGSSIVLLSHLGRPKGKVNLKYTLQPVAAELARLLERPVTFVESCRGPEAEAAVALLKPGGVALMENVRFEPGEEKNDAELARAFARLGDCYVNDAFGSAHRAHASTAGIADYLKPAVAGLLMERELEFLGEKTAHPERPFVVILGGAKVSDKISVINRLLEKADAILIGGAMAYTFALAQGRKVGASLNEPDKVDVANAALAKAAERGVKFLLPIDTLITDKLDFAAGLVGETRIVSAAADIPDGWQGVDIGPESAALFSAEAAAAGTILWNGPMGVFEIDACSKGTFAVAEAVAGNSRAISIIGGGDSVTAINKSGLADRVTFISTGGGASLEFLEGKELPGVAALDS, from the coding sequence ATGGCTGCAATCAAGACGATCAAGGATATCGACCTCGCGGGCAAACGCGTGGTGGTGCGGGTTGATTTCAATGTGCCGATCGATAACGGCCGGATCACGGACGACACCCGGATCCGTGGTGCCCTGCCAACCCTGCGCCATCTCCTGGAGCAGGGCAGCTCGATCGTGCTTCTCAGTCACCTGGGCAGGCCGAAGGGCAAGGTGAACCTGAAGTACACCCTGCAACCGGTGGCCGCCGAGTTGGCCCGTCTGCTCGAGCGGCCGGTCACTTTTGTGGAATCCTGCAGGGGACCTGAAGCGGAGGCGGCCGTCGCGCTTCTGAAACCGGGTGGGGTTGCCCTGATGGAGAATGTCCGTTTCGAACCGGGCGAGGAGAAGAACGACGCCGAACTGGCCCGGGCCTTTGCCCGGCTCGGCGATTGTTACGTGAACGACGCATTCGGCAGTGCCCACCGCGCCCATGCGTCGACCGCGGGAATCGCGGACTATCTGAAGCCGGCCGTGGCCGGCCTGCTCATGGAGCGGGAACTCGAGTTTCTCGGTGAGAAGACCGCCCATCCGGAGCGGCCCTTTGTCGTGATCCTCGGTGGCGCCAAGGTCAGTGACAAGATCAGCGTGATCAACCGACTGCTGGAAAAGGCCGACGCCATCCTGATCGGCGGAGCCATGGCCTATACCTTTGCGCTCGCCCAGGGCAGGAAGGTCGGTGCCAGCCTGAACGAGCCGGACAAGGTTGATGTGGCCAATGCCGCCCTGGCCAAGGCGGCGGAGCGGGGGGTCAAATTCCTTCTTCCCATCGACACGCTGATCACGGACAAGCTGGACTTTGCCGCCGGTCTGGTCGGTGAGACCCGCATAGTCTCAGCCGCGGCTGACATTCCGGACGGTTGGCAGGGCGTCGACATCGGTCCGGAGTCGGCCGCGCTCTTTTCGGCCGAAGCGGCTGCCGCCGGCACCATTCTCTGGAACGGCCCCATGGGTGTCTTTGAAATCGATGCCTGCAGCAAGGGCACCTTCGCCGTGGCGGAAGCCGTCGCCGGAAACAGCCGGGCGATATCCATTATTGGCGGCGGGGATTCCGTGACCGCCATCAACAAGTCCGGTCTGGCAGACCGGGTCACCTTTATCAGCACAGGCGGAGGGGCCAGCCTCGAGTTCCTTGAAGGCAAGGAACTCCCGGGTGTCGCCGCTCTCGACAGTTAA